Part of the Pedobacter roseus genome is shown below.
TATTAAATCAAATATAAAAAAATAAATTAAAATACGGTAATATATAACCGCAAATATTTTAAATAAGTTGGAGACTTTGAGGCCTCAACTATTTAACCTCGATGATTAAGAAGGAAGGCTCAGTTATTCAGAATAATTTCGGTTTTAATTTAAAGAAAATTAGAAACAGTAAGGGCTTGAGCTTGCGTGCAATGGCAAGAAACTGCGACATTGACGACAGCAACATTTCTAAAATCGAGAATGGTAAATTTGATGTTCAGTTATCTACCATTTTTGAACTGGCAAAGGGACTTGATATCCATCCAAAAGATTTACTGGATTTTTAAAAATTCCTCTTTACTACACGCTCAATAGCTTTTCCCCAAAATGTGCCCAATGAGGCTGCACCCAATTTATTGGGATGAAGGTAAAAAGTACCTGCCTGACCTTTTTCCGGAATCAACTCGGTGAGGTGGTGCTTTTTAAAATAAGTAAATGCCTTTTTATCTCCAACAAAAACATGCTTAGGATTGGTTACACGATAACTTAATACAAGACTATCGATTTCTGGAATATAAGATTGTAACCTCAATAAGCCTTCTTCCATATATTTCGACCGGTTGTAAGTATTGGGACTATACCAGATAGGATGCTGTAATACAATAATTGCGTTTGGAAAATCGATCAGGAGCTTATCTACAATCGTTTTTACATTTCCGATATAATGTTCAGGCGATACCGGCGCGCCATGCGGCCCTTGAATGGCACTATCGTTGGTACCGAGTTTAATGGAAAAAATGAGCAGCGCCTCTTTATCGGTAAATGCATTTGCCGCCTCTTCAACCTTAGCAAAGGTACGTTCTTCACCGGGTAAAAAATCAAGGGTAGTATAACCGCTATGTCCCTGATTACTAAATTTGACATCGCCTACTCCTTTTTGTTTTGACAGATAATCCACTGCATGAGCAGGCGGAGCATCTGTAACATTAGTTAACTGAACGCCCTGGGTAATGCTGTTGCCAATAAAAACAATATTAAGCTTGCGTTCTTTGTGCTGCGCAAACAGCAGGGTGATATTAACTAAAAATATACCGATCGATAACAGGCTTTTTTTCATCTTCTTTTTGTTGGCAACAAATTACTAAATAATCAACAGATGCAATCTAAACTTTTATAGGATGCAGTCTTTTGATAAGGTATAGAAGCTCATTCTGCTCATCGGCTTCGAGCTCCATCATTCCACTGAACATTTCATAAAGCTCATCCCGCTGATCGGAAAGCATTAAAAGGCCGATCAGGCGAACCAAAGTTTTTTTCTGATCGGTATTTAAGCTATTGAATAATTTTGGCTCTAATTCGCACAAAGCTTTAATCAGGCTAACCAGTTCAGGCTTGTTTAACTGCTTTTCATTTTCATCGGCATAAACCGGAAATATTTCATCCTGCTCGTAAGCTTCGATCAGGCGATTGGCATATTCCTTTAAAAATGGTTTGCGTTTTTCTTTAAGGTAAGCAGTCAGTTCTTTGATTAAAAAGCGGTATTCAGGAGAAGATTTAGCTGCGCCGAATATGGCCACCTGTCCTTCATTTTCGAAACTCTTAAAATCAAAATCCCTGAAAAAATCACTATCAATATAAATGCTATGGAAATAATCATCACTCTTTTTGTTCAGTGTGGTATAATCTTTATAAATCTCTTCCCCTCCTGCCAGAAAATAATATTTAGATAGTTCTTTATGAAGATTCTCTTTCCAGTGCACATACTTAATTTTAAAAGTAACCGAGGTATCTGGATAAAAAAGATTAAATTCTTCCAAAGTTTTTACATTGCTGCTAAAATCAAAAGTTTCGCCATTAACAATGATCGAATAGTTTTTATGCTTGTTCAGTTCGATAAACCAGCAAAACTCATTGATCAGGTATGGCAAAACCAATTCATTCATTTCCTGCTCTCCAATGCGAAGGTTGGTAAAAGAAACCGTGGTGCCGATTTTACCCGTAACGGTTGGCTTAGCGGTAAAATCGTGACTATAACTATTTAAACCGCCGGTACTGATCTGTATTTCGCCATAACAGAAACCTTGTTCGGATTGGTAAGTGGTTTGCCAGGTAGCATTGTGAGCAAAGGTAAAAAAGGTAAGCCGCCCTACCCCGTTACGTCCGTGCATTTTTGAAGTGTGTTTTGGCGCTACAATCTGTAATGATTTTTCAGATTCGTAAAAGGGATCAAATTTTTGCTGTAAACGTTCAAAATTAATCCCGTAGCCATTATCAGCAATGGTTAAACTTTCTAAAAGGCCAAGTGCATTGGCAACATAATCTATCTCGATGGTATCGGCATTGGCATCAAAACCATTCCAGATGTACTCGGCGATAGCCTGTTTCTCATTATAGTTTTTTAGTACTTTTTGTATTCCTTTTGAAGTGATGTTAACCTTTACCGACATATACTTGCTAAATTAATTAGCAAATATATTATTAAATCTGATGATTGGAAGCAATAGGATTTTTAAGTTTTAAACATATTTAATTCAGGCCAAATAAATCAACCGTTACTCATCTTTTTGACTAAAATGCCTGCGCAATTTTTCTTCCTCCAGATCAAGCAGTTCTAACTGTTCTTTAATCAACTGGTCGTTAATCTGTTCCTTCTTGTTCAAGCCTTTTAGCAAAGTCCGCTGTTCGTTCATGATATCTTCGAGCGCTAAGCGGTAATCGTGGTAAAAATCTTCGGCCCTCTTCGGATTTTCTTCCTTCTCCCAATCCCTAAGCAATTCCATTTCGGCCTCTATGCGGATTTTTATCGACCTGATCATATCATTATGCTCAAGCGCATCGTGATATTTTTCATCGAGGATTTTGAGCGATAGCATGGATAATTTCTTCCTCACCATCTGTTTTTGCTGCTCAAAAGAAACAGTGTAATCAGGATCGGGCATATCAACCCATTTAATAAGCCAGGGCAATGTTAAACCTTGTAATACCAGCGTAACCAATATTACGCTAAAGGTTATAAATAAGATCAGGTTGCGCTGAGGAAAGGCTTCGCCTGATTTTAAAGCTACGGGAATAGAAAGTGCTGCTGCCAAAGAAACTACCCCCCGCATACCTGCCCAGCCAAAAAGTAGTGGTGCTTTCCAATCAGGGTTTGGATCTGCAGTAGTAATGTAGCGACTAATAAAGCGGGTAAAAAACAAGGCACCGTAAGTACTGGCCAATCGGCCCAAAATTAAAACCATACAAATAATGGCACTATAACGGATGGCGGGTAAAAGGCCTTCGCTACCCAAACCATGTATAATTACAGGAAATTCTAAACCAATCAACAAGAAAACAAAACCATTGAGTACAAAAGCAACTGCTTCCCAAACATTTATGCCCTGCAAACGGCTCCGATGGGTAAGAATACGATCTCTTTGAGAAGAAAGGAACAAACCTCCGCTTACTACTGCCAACACTCCCGAAAAGTGGAATTCCTCTGCTGTCATGTACATCACATAGGGCGTTAAAAAAGTAAGGATAATATCAATGTTCGTAGTGGTTGGCAACCAGCGGTGCAAGGCATAAAAAACAAGTGCTACCCCAATACCGATTAAAATCCCCATCACAATAACCATTACGAAATTACCGGCAGCCTCGGTAAACACAAAACTGCCGGTCATTACCGCAGCCAGCGCAAAGCGGAAAACCACCAAACTGGACGCATCGTTAAGCAAGCTTTCGCCTTCCAAAATGGTGGTGAGCCTTTTAGGTACTTTCACATTTTTAAGAATGGCTGAAGCAGATACTGCATCTGGCGGAGAAATGATCCCTCCCAATAAAAATCCAAGGGCTAAAGTAAAACCCGGAATTAAACTGCTCGAAATTAAGGCTACAATGGTAGAAGTAAAAATAACAATTGGAAAAGCAAAACTGCTGATGACCCGCCGCCACTTCCAAAAATCTTTCCATGAGGTATTCCAGGCTGCTTCATATAATAAAGGTGGTAAAAAAATCACGAATATCAGTTCAGGCTCAATCTGGATATCCTGAAGAATAGGTACAAAACTTAAAGCCAGGCCAGCAATAACCAATAAAATGGGATAAGCCACATGTATTTTTTGCGCCAGCATTACAACAAAAAGAATTACCGCAAGTAAAAAAGCATATTGTATAATCAGTTGGTGCATAAATATTTCTGGCTTGGTTCTAAAATACAACTTTTGTAACGAACGGCAAACGGTAATAAATTGTTCTTTTTTTAATATTAAATTTGTTTTTTCTATTATAAAGCCATAATTTCTCCCTTGTAATAGGTCATCCCAACTCTTTTACATTGGCTTAATTAATGAAGACCATTTTCTTTCTTATCGTTTTCATTATCGAAAACAGTCTATGCATTGCTCAACCGGTTATCCAGGTCGAGAAGCAATCCTTTGTTAATGTTGGCAGATCAGGGTATTATTGGCAAGATAGCCTTGGAAAAGCCTCATTTGAGGAAGTAGAACAGTTTAAGGCAGCACGTTTTTCAAAAGGGACTTCAGCAATCTTTAATGGAGGTACCAGGGGAAAGGTGTGGTGGATGAAACTTAGGTTTAAACGGAACAGCCAAACCGAACCCTATCTTTTTATCAGTTATGCCAATATCGATTCTATTAGTTTATATTATCGGGATGCTGAGGGAAAAGTCAGGCTGATCAGCTCTGGTATGTTTAACCTCAAAAAAAGCGATGCTTTATTGGGCACGGGTTATGCCTTTCCCCTACAGCAGGTTAAAGCACCCGTTGGCGATATCTATATCAGGATGCAGGCCATGAATACCCTATTGGTGCCTGCTAAACTGGTTACCGAATCGGTATTGAACCATGCGCTTATTAAGGCTTATAGCATCCAACTGATTTATGTGGGGATTGCGCTGATGATCCTTATTTTTCATATTTTCATGTACTTCATTACGCGGAGCAAACTTTTTGCCCTGTACATTGCCCGTGTTATCTTGCTCTACTTTATTGTAATGGTTTGTTACCTGCAGGGTTATGGTTTATTGTTCGGACAAGCAGTAGCCAGCTTTATCCTGATACATGCCCATTTTTTTATAGCGCTGGGTTACATCTGCACCATCCTGTTCAACAATCATTTCTTAAAACTTAAACGGCAGTTACCACAGCTTAATAAGATATTTAACGTACTGTTGGTTGGCTGGAGCATCATACTGATCAGTTCTTTATGGGATGCACGGAGCTTTACCAATTTACTTACGCAGGTATTATTTTTATTAACTTCCTTACTTTTTCTATTCAGCAGTATTCAGGTTATTATTATACGCGGATATGCCAAAAAAAATCCGCTGATATGGTGTTACGTGTTTGGCTGGATTCCGGTAGCCCTGGCTTCTATTTACCTGGTTTTTTGTTTAATGGCCATCATCCCCTTTCAATCTTATAGTTTCAACCTGCTCACCATGGCTGTGATTGTTGAAGGAATATTGATCAGTTTAGGGCTTTTTGGACAGCGGTTGAGGTTGTTGGCACGTCACAACGCACATTTCCGTAAACAACGTATCCTGATGCACGAACAGATGGAAGGCTATCGCAAACAGCTCAATCAGAAAAACCAAAAACCTGTTGAGCATTTATCGTTAAAAGAGCTCACCGAGCTTGCAAAATCACATGATCCTTCTTTTATGAAAAAGTTTGAAGAAACAGAGAACCAGTTTATAACCTCATTGCTCCAAATCGCACCACAGCTCCTGCCTGCAGAGTTAGAGCTTTGTGCTTATATCAGGTTAAATTTTGATACCAAAGAAATAGCCAGGACCTGCAAACTGAGTGTACGTGCAGTGGAAAGCCGTAAATACAGGGTGCGGAAAAAGTTAGGGATTGACGGAGAAATGAATATGCAGTCGTGGATGTCAAACCTAAACAAATTGTCCTAAATAATATACAAAAATAGTGCTTAAAAGTCTTTTACCTTACTTTAACTATTAACTTAACAAGACTACATAAAACGCTTTACTACAACCAATTGAACAATGTTGCGTAGAAATGCGTATGAGCTAAAACCAGCTACCGCACCCTCTTTGCATATAGCATAAAAGAGTGCACACGGTGCGATGCCGTATAAACTAAACGGACTAATCTTTTTGTCTGAATTGCACTTAAATTTTAGCCATGTCGACAGAAACGGTCTTATCCGGGATGATTTGTTACACGACTGACGGCATGGCTTAGTAAAAACGTTAATTTATCAAAAACCATATCCCAGGAAAATGAATTACAATGCTCTTTTATTTTTATAACTGTAAACCAACAACTTAAAAACACTGCGTATTACTGCGTAGATAAAAATTTTGATCAGCCTTAAACGCGCTATTCCTTTGTCCCTATCTCTATAATGTAACATTTAAAATAATGCTGTGCTGCTTAAGATGTAAATCGGGACAGTTTATCCTTTTGCATAACAACATATTAAACAAACTATGAAACCAAATAACACACCTGCCCAAATCATTGGTTGTATCCAGGAATTTTATGATGGCCGGGAGCCTGAAGAAATCTGCGCCGAACTGGCTATTGACAAACCTTTATTTGATGCCTGGATAAGAGAGTTTGGAAGTGTAGCCAATGAGCTTTTGGAACTGAGGGATGAAAATGAAGCCCTGCGGAAGATGTTTACCAACCTGAGCCTCGTTAACCAGAGCCTGCGCAACTCGCTTGATAGCCTAACCAAATCGGATTCTAAAATTTTTGAATTATTGCTGAAAAAGCGTGGAACCGGCAGCCTCAGTTATCCTTAAAACCCTTAAATGCGCTCACTAAACACACCTAAAATATTAATTATCGAAGATCATCATGCAACGCTTGAAGCGATAAAGATGATCTTCGAATTTGAAGGCTATACCGTACTTGGGCTTACCAGCACAATAGATTTACATTCGGAAGTAGCAAATTTTGCACCCGACGTAATTTTAATTGATGTATTATTGAACACTACCGATGGACGATCGATATGCACCGAATTAAAACTATCGGTGCATGCAGCCATTCCTATATTATTAATGTCATCCAGAAATGGCTTTCAGCATAAATCTTACTATAAAGCCCATTGGGATGATTATATAGAAAAACCATTTGAAATGGAAACCATTATCCAAAGGGTAAAAATGCTCATGAGACCAGAAAAACACTAGTTATTTGTGTTTAGCCAAATAGATCACTGCTGAGGTAACGGTCGCCACGATCGCAGGTAATAAATACGATAGTTCCCTTATCCAGTTCTGAAGCCAGTTTAAGTGCTGCTGCACAGGCTCCGCCCGAACTCATGCCCGCAAACAAACCTTCTTCTTTAGCCATCCTCCTCGACATGATAGTGGCTTCTTCCTGCGCAATGTCCATCACACGATCAACACGTTCGGGTTCGAATATTTTTGGCAGATATTCTGTTGGCCACCTTCTAATGCCCGGTATAGAGGAACCTTCAGTAGGTTGACAGCCTACAATCTGGATATCTTTATTTTTTTCTTTAAAAAACCTCGAGCAGCCCATGATGGTACCTGTTGTTCCCATCGAGCTTACAAAATGTGTAATCTGTCCTTCAGTATCTTTCCATATTTCGGGACCAGTGGTTTTATAATGTGCCATGTAATTATCAGGATTGGCAAACTGGTTTAAGAGGAAATATCCCTTGCTACTGCCCTTTTCTTCTGCATAATCGCGGCAATCTTCTATACTTTCCAATAAAGTTACCTTAGCTCCAAAAGCTTCCATAGTCACCTTACGCTCGCGGGTAGAATTGGCTGGCATTACCAGTTCGATTTCTACATTGTATAAACTGGCAATCATGGCCAATGCAATTCCGGTATTGCCGCTTGTAGCCTCCACCAATTTAGTACCTTTTGCTATTTCGCCACGTTCTATTGCACTTCTGATCATATTGAGCGATGCCCTGTCTTTTACGCTACCGCCCGGATTATTGCCTTCTAATTTTGCAAAAACCTTTACAGCCGGATTGATATTCATTTTTTGAAGTTCGGCCATTGGCGTATTTCCGATCAGATCGATTATTCCTGCCATTATATTTGTATTAATTGGTTTCTTTATGGTTTCTTATGGTAATGATTGGAGAGTGGTATGCGGTGGAGAAAGCTGGAATACTTTCGGTGAGCCACACATTCCCCCCAATAATGCTATCATGCCCGATGATGGTTTCGCCGCCCAATATGGTGGCACCTGAGTAAATCACAACCCGGTCTTCTACTGTTGGGTGGCGTTTGCTGCCAGCCAATGTTTTCTTTACACTCAGCGCACCAAGGGTAACACCTTGATAAAGTTTAACATAACGGCCAATTGTACTGGTTTCGCCGATTACAATTCCGGTACCGTGATCGATGTGAAAATATTCGCCAATGCTCGCTGCCGGATGGATATCGATACCCGTTTTAGAGTGGGCATATTCAGTCAAAATCCTGGGCACCAAGGGTATCCCAAAATTATATAGTAAATGCGCAATCCGGTAAAAACAGATGGCATAAAAACCAGGATAAGTCCTGATCACTTCGAACCTGCTCTGTGCCGCCGGATCGCCTTCATAAATGGCCAAGATATCGGTATTTAATACACGGTAAAGCGCTGGCAGTTCGGCAAAAAACTGACCTGCTGCATTTTTACACTCGCTGTTTCTTAATTTACAACTTGCCGAAATAATATCATAAAGTTCGAGCTCTAAAGCTGATACCTGATCTTTAACTTCCTCAATCGTTGAAAATACTTTGGGTGCATTTTCCGGAAAAAGTACCTGGATCAGTTTCTCTGCCCAACGGGATATTACTTCATTCGGTGGTATATTGTGTTGCTCAAGTGGGTTTTTAAATATTTGTTCAAAAAAATGGTTATCCATAACTGGTAGTCAAACCTGGCCGATCTGCTCATCGACTAGATATATAGATTTAATCGCTAATGTAGGTTTTGTTTTTTTAAACCAAAACAACTGACCAAGTTTTATTATAAAAATTGCGGGGAAATAACAAAAAAGTCCGGAGTCAGCAGTCCATAGTCGGAAGTCGATTAGCTTGGAGATTGGAGAAGTGCAGCGCAATCGATAACCCGAAGGCTCAGCGAAGCTAAATCTGTCTGGATAGATCTCTCCACTTCGCGTTGCTCCGGTCGAGATGACGATGCGACCAATCAACCAATAACCAATGAACCAACAACTACTCCTTTAAGGAATAAGAATAACTCATTTTCTCAAAACAAGACCAATATGGCAATGTTACCAATACATGGTGATAACTGTGGAAACGACTATAAAAGAATTAGATAGGATTTATATCGGTGAGGAGATCACTTATGATAAAAAGTCTGGCCTGGTGTACCGCATTGCGATTTTTAAGTCGGTGAGCATTTCCAGTTATATTTTTCAGTTGGTTAACGGGGAAATTATTATTATCCGCAGGAATTAGCAAAAGCAATACCCTTGTATTAAAATCGCATTTCCGATCGGTATTACGACCGGAAATGCGATTATTTATTATTTTTTCTGTTCTGATAAAAAGGTAACTAAAGAGGCTAGTTCTTCGTAAGATAAAGAATTGGCCAAACCTTCAGGCATCATCGAGTTTTCCATTTCTTTACGTGATAAAATATCACCTGCTTTGATAGTGAAAACCTCACCTGCTATATTACGCATCACTACTTTAGCAGCCGTTTCTTCAGTAATAAAGCCCATATAAGTTCGGTCGCCTTTTGCAGTAATCATTACCGTGGCAAAACCCTGCGATATAGAAGCGCTTGGTTTTAAAATCGATTCTGCAATCTGTTCGCGGTTCATGATCGAGCCGATCTGCCCCATAAACGGACCTTTCATTTTTTCGGTTTTGCTTAAACTATGGCAGGCGATACAGCCCTGGTTGTTGAATATATTTCTGCCTTTTAAAGGATCGCCCTGTAATTTATTGATGGCCAACAATACATCTTCAATAGATGATTTACCTACCTGACCTTTTTTGTTTTTAATTTTTTCGAGATCAATTTTTGGTTCTTCTGTTGCAGCCACTTTTTCTTCTTCGGCAAATTCAGCGATATCCATCCGCTGGCGCGAATTTAAATCAACATAAAACTGTTTGCCCTGTGCACCAGCTTTTGCTGCCTCCTCTTTTAAAAATTTCTCTATCGCAGGTGAACCTTCCCAACTTACCGCCTTAAAATAAGGACCGTGCGAATCAGGACGCGTGCCCCACCACCAGGATGCATCATAAGCGATTTCTTTTTTATACAAACGGCCCAAAGTAACCAGGATCTGCTGTTTCAATTTCTCATCTGTTGATTGTTTGTAGTTAGCAATTAAACCATTAACCACTTTTTCGTCGTGCATGTAACGCAATGCCCAAAGTGCAAGTGTTGGGTTTTCTGTTTTAACAGCAGCGAGCA
Proteins encoded:
- a CDS encoding helix-turn-helix domain-containing protein; translation: MIKKEGSVIQNNFGFNLKKIRNSKGLSLRAMARNCDIDDSNISKIENGKFDVQLSTIFELAKGLDIHPKDLLDF
- a CDS encoding GDSL-type esterase/lipase family protein, which translates into the protein MKKSLLSIGIFLVNITLLFAQHKERKLNIVFIGNSITQGVQLTNVTDAPPAHAVDYLSKQKGVGDVKFSNQGHSGYTTLDFLPGEERTFAKVEEAANAFTDKEALLIFSIKLGTNDSAIQGPHGAPVSPEHYIGNVKTIVDKLLIDFPNAIIVLQHPIWYSPNTYNRSKYMEEGLLRLQSYIPEIDSLVLSYRVTNPKHVFVGDKKAFTYFKKHHLTELIPEKGQAGTFYLHPNKLGAASLGTFWGKAIERVVKRNF
- a CDS encoding ATP-binding protein, which gives rise to MSVKVNITSKGIQKVLKNYNEKQAIAEYIWNGFDANADTIEIDYVANALGLLESLTIADNGYGINFERLQQKFDPFYESEKSLQIVAPKHTSKMHGRNGVGRLTFFTFAHNATWQTTYQSEQGFCYGEIQISTGGLNSYSHDFTAKPTVTGKIGTTVSFTNLRIGEQEMNELVLPYLINEFCWFIELNKHKNYSIIVNGETFDFSSNVKTLEEFNLFYPDTSVTFKIKYVHWKENLHKELSKYYFLAGGEEIYKDYTTLNKKSDDYFHSIYIDSDFFRDFDFKSFENEGQVAIFGAAKSSPEYRFLIKELTAYLKEKRKPFLKEYANRLIEAYEQDEIFPVYADENEKQLNKPELVSLIKALCELEPKLFNSLNTDQKKTLVRLIGLLMLSDQRDELYEMFSGMMELEADEQNELLYLIKRLHPIKV
- a CDS encoding Na+/H+ antiporter — protein: MHQLIIQYAFLLAVILFVVMLAQKIHVAYPILLVIAGLALSFVPILQDIQIEPELIFVIFLPPLLYEAAWNTSWKDFWKWRRVISSFAFPIVIFTSTIVALISSSLIPGFTLALGFLLGGIISPPDAVSASAILKNVKVPKRLTTILEGESLLNDASSLVVFRFALAAVMTGSFVFTEAAGNFVMVIVMGILIGIGVALVFYALHRWLPTTTNIDIILTFLTPYVMYMTAEEFHFSGVLAVVSGGLFLSSQRDRILTHRSRLQGINVWEAVAFVLNGFVFLLIGLEFPVIIHGLGSEGLLPAIRYSAIICMVLILGRLASTYGALFFTRFISRYITTADPNPDWKAPLLFGWAGMRGVVSLAAALSIPVALKSGEAFPQRNLILFITFSVILVTLVLQGLTLPWLIKWVDMPDPDYTVSFEQQKQMVRKKLSMLSLKILDEKYHDALEHNDMIRSIKIRIEAEMELLRDWEKEENPKRAEDFYHDYRLALEDIMNEQRTLLKGLNKKEQINDQLIKEQLELLDLEEEKLRRHFSQKDE
- a CDS encoding 7TM diverse intracellular signaling domain-containing protein codes for the protein MKTIFFLIVFIIENSLCIAQPVIQVEKQSFVNVGRSGYYWQDSLGKASFEEVEQFKAARFSKGTSAIFNGGTRGKVWWMKLRFKRNSQTEPYLFISYANIDSISLYYRDAEGKVRLISSGMFNLKKSDALLGTGYAFPLQQVKAPVGDIYIRMQAMNTLLVPAKLVTESVLNHALIKAYSIQLIYVGIALMILIFHIFMYFITRSKLFALYIARVILLYFIVMVCYLQGYGLLFGQAVASFILIHAHFFIALGYICTILFNNHFLKLKRQLPQLNKIFNVLLVGWSIILISSLWDARSFTNLLTQVLFLLTSLLFLFSSIQVIIIRGYAKKNPLIWCYVFGWIPVALASIYLVFCLMAIIPFQSYSFNLLTMAVIVEGILISLGLFGQRLRLLARHNAHFRKQRILMHEQMEGYRKQLNQKNQKPVEHLSLKELTELAKSHDPSFMKKFEETENQFITSLLQIAPQLLPAELELCAYIRLNFDTKEIARTCKLSVRAVESRKYRVRKKLGIDGEMNMQSWMSNLNKLS
- a CDS encoding response regulator transcription factor, giving the protein MRSLNTPKILIIEDHHATLEAIKMIFEFEGYTVLGLTSTIDLHSEVANFAPDVILIDVLLNTTDGRSICTELKLSVHAAIPILLMSSRNGFQHKSYYKAHWDDYIEKPFEMETIIQRVKMLMRPEKH
- the cysM gene encoding cysteine synthase CysM, translated to MAGIIDLIGNTPMAELQKMNINPAVKVFAKLEGNNPGGSVKDRASLNMIRSAIERGEIAKGTKLVEATSGNTGIALAMIASLYNVEIELVMPANSTRERKVTMEAFGAKVTLLESIEDCRDYAEEKGSSKGYFLLNQFANPDNYMAHYKTTGPEIWKDTEGQITHFVSSMGTTGTIMGCSRFFKEKNKDIQIVGCQPTEGSSIPGIRRWPTEYLPKIFEPERVDRVMDIAQEEATIMSRRMAKEEGLFAGMSSGGACAAALKLASELDKGTIVFITCDRGDRYLSSDLFG
- the epsC gene encoding serine O-acetyltransferase EpsC — encoded protein: MDNHFFEQIFKNPLEQHNIPPNEVISRWAEKLIQVLFPENAPKVFSTIEEVKDQVSALELELYDIISASCKLRNSECKNAAGQFFAELPALYRVLNTDILAIYEGDPAAQSRFEVIRTYPGFYAICFYRIAHLLYNFGIPLVPRILTEYAHSKTGIDIHPAASIGEYFHIDHGTGIVIGETSTIGRYVKLYQGVTLGALSVKKTLAGSKRHPTVEDRVVIYSGATILGGETIIGHDSIIGGNVWLTESIPAFSTAYHSPIITIRNHKETN